One Bacillus amyloliquefaciens DSM 7 = ATCC 23350 DNA window includes the following coding sequences:
- a CDS encoding polyketide synthase has product MPNAAVELLEIEPDIIQVTMQDKAHKNAFSKELTDGLMEAFTRIKKSSVYKAVILTGYGHYFASGGTQEGLLRIQQGITKFTEDRMYSLALECDIPVISAMQGHGIGGGFVMGLFSDFVILSKESVYTANFMKYGFTPGMGATFIVPKKLGTSLGHEMLLNGGHYRGGDLEKRGVPFPVLPRQEVLGYAHELARELAEKPRNSLITLKRHLVTPLREQLPAVIEKELIMHDQTFHDDEVKKRITTMYGV; this is encoded by the coding sequence ATGCCGAACGCCGCAGTTGAACTGCTCGAAATTGAACCGGATATTATCCAAGTGACCATGCAGGATAAAGCCCACAAAAACGCCTTCTCCAAAGAGCTGACGGATGGATTGATGGAGGCCTTCACCCGTATAAAAAAATCGTCAGTCTATAAAGCTGTGATTTTAACAGGCTACGGCCATTACTTTGCTTCCGGAGGCACACAGGAAGGCTTGCTCAGGATTCAGCAGGGCATCACGAAATTTACGGAAGACCGCATGTACTCTTTGGCGCTGGAATGTGATATTCCCGTCATTTCCGCCATGCAGGGCCACGGAATCGGAGGCGGGTTTGTCATGGGGCTGTTCAGTGATTTTGTCATTTTAAGCAAAGAAAGCGTGTATACCGCAAACTTTATGAAATACGGTTTCACCCCCGGAATGGGCGCTACCTTTATCGTTCCGAAGAAGCTTGGGACAAGCCTCGGACATGAAATGCTGTTAAACGGCGGCCACTACCGCGGCGGTGACCTGGAGAAAAGAGGAGTGCCTTTTCCGGTGCTTCCGCGGCAGGAAGTATTAGGCTATGCGCACGAATTGGCCCGCGAGCTTGCGGAAAAACCGAGAAATTCTTTAATTACATTGAAAAGGCACTTGGTGACGCCGTTACGCGAGCAGCTTCCGGCCGTCATTGAGAAGGAGTTAATCATGCACGACCAGACGTTTCATGATGATGAAGTGAAAAAACGAATCACGACGATGTACGGAGTATAA
- a CDS encoding enoyl-CoA hydratase/isomerase produces the protein MTYETINVRFQQNVCFITFYRPEANNTINERLVEECLHVLSECEDSVTSVVLEGLPEVFCFGADFDEMYGKMRQGMQHAESQEPLYRLWLALKSGPYITIARVRGKANAGGVGFAAACDIVIADESASFSLSELLFGLYPACVLPFLIQRIGFQKAHYMTVMTKPVPARQALEWGLCDVCVPDSATELRKHLLRLRPLSKKAVTRYKHYMDSLNDLVHRSKSIALAENQAMFSDPDNQTAIIRYAETGRLPWETENS, from the coding sequence GTGACCTATGAGACGATAAACGTCCGTTTTCAGCAAAATGTCTGTTTCATCACCTTTTATCGGCCTGAAGCCAACAATACGATTAATGAACGTTTAGTGGAGGAATGTCTGCATGTTCTTTCTGAATGTGAAGACTCCGTGACCTCCGTGGTGCTTGAAGGGCTGCCGGAGGTATTTTGTTTCGGGGCGGATTTCGATGAGATGTACGGGAAAATGAGGCAGGGTATGCAGCATGCGGAATCCCAGGAGCCGCTTTACCGTTTGTGGCTGGCATTAAAATCCGGGCCGTACATCACAATCGCCCGCGTCCGCGGAAAAGCAAACGCGGGAGGTGTCGGATTTGCCGCCGCGTGCGATATCGTCATTGCAGACGAGAGCGCTTCATTCAGTTTATCTGAACTGTTATTCGGGCTTTATCCCGCCTGCGTTCTGCCGTTTTTAATTCAAAGAATCGGCTTTCAAAAGGCGCATTATATGACGGTTATGACAAAGCCCGTGCCGGCACGGCAGGCGCTTGAATGGGGACTTTGTGACGTATGCGTCCCGGACAGCGCAACAGAGCTGAGAAAGCATTTGCTGCGCCTCCGCCCGCTGTCGAAAAAAGCAGTCACCCGCTATAAACATTACATGGATTCCTTAAACGACCTTGTTCATCGTTCGAAATCCATTGCTTTAGCCGAAAATCAAGCGATGTTTTCAGATCCGGATAACCAAACAGCCATCATCCGTTATGCAGAAACGGGGCGGCTTCCTTGGGAAACGGAGAACAGTTAG